Proteins encoded together in one Staphylococcus aureus window:
- a CDS encoding AzlC family ABC transporter permease: MTTHLSFRQGVQECIPTLLGYAGVGISFGIVASSQNFSILEIVLLCLVIYAGAAQFIMCALFIAGTPISAIVLTVFIVNSRMFLLSMSLAPNFKTYGFWNRVGLGSLVTDETFGVAITPYLKGEAINDRWMHGLNITAYLFWAISCVAGALFGEYISNPQTLGLDFAITAMFIFLAIAQFESITKSRLRIYIVLIIAVIVMMLSLSMFMPSYLAILIAATISAALGVMMEQ; encoded by the coding sequence ATGACAACACATTTAAGTTTTAGACAAGGCGTGCAAGAGTGTATCCCAACATTATTGGGTTATGCCGGTGTTGGTATTTCATTTGGTATTGTGGCTTCGTCTCAAAACTTTAGTATTTTAGAAATTGTCTTGTTATGTCTTGTTATATATGCCGGTGCTGCGCAATTTATTATGTGCGCGTTGTTTATAGCAGGTACACCTATATCAGCGATTGTACTAACTGTATTTATCGTAAATTCAAGAATGTTCCTTTTAAGTATGTCGCTTGCACCAAACTTCAAGACATATGGGTTTTGGAACCGTGTTGGATTAGGTTCATTAGTAACTGACGAAACGTTTGGCGTCGCCATTACACCTTATTTAAAAGGAGAAGCTATCAATGATCGTTGGATGCATGGTCTTAACATCACAGCATATTTATTTTGGGCAATTTCATGTGTAGCTGGGGCTTTATTTGGCGAATATATCTCAAATCCGCAAACGCTAGGGTTAGATTTTGCTATCACGGCTATGTTTATCTTTTTGGCCATTGCGCAATTTGAATCAATTACTAAATCGCGATTAAGAATTTACATAGTACTCATTATTGCCGTCATAGTAATGATGTTATCGCTAAGTATGTTTATGCCTTCATATCTAGCAATATTAATTGCAGCCACAATTTCAGCAGCGTTAGGAGTGATGATGGAACAATGA
- the gyrA gene encoding DNA gyrase subunit A translates to MAELPQSRINERNITSEMRESFLDYAMSVIVARALPDVRDGLKPVHRRILYGLNEQGMTPDKSYKKSARIVGDVMGKYHPHGDSSIYEAMVRMAQDFSYRYPLVDGQGNFGSMDGDGAAAMRYTEARMTKITLELLRDINKDTIDFIDNYDGNEREPSVLPARFPNLLANGASGIAVGMATNIPPHNLTELINGVLSLSKNPDISIAELMEDIEGPDFPTAGLILGKSGIRRAYETGRGSIQMRSRAVIEERGGGRQRIVVTEIPFQVNKARMIEKIAELVRDKKIDGITDLRDETSLRTGVRVVIDVRKDANASVILNNLYKQTPLQTSFGVNMIALVNGRPKLINLKEALVHYLEHQKTVVRRRTQYNLRKAKDRAHILEGLRIALDHIDEIISTIRESDTDKVAMESLQQRFKLSEKQAQAILDMRLRRLTGLERDKIEAEYNELLNYISELEAILADEEVLLQLVRDELTEIRDRFGDDRRTEIQLGGFEDLEDEDLIPEEQIVITLSHNNYIKRLPVSTYRAQNRGGRGVQGMNTLEEDFVSQLVTLSTHDHVLFFTNKGRVYKLKGYEVPELSRQSKGIPVVNAIELENDEVISTMIAVKDLESEDNFLVFATKRGVVKRSALSNFSRINRNGKIAISFREDDELIAVRLTSGQEDILIGTSHASLIRFPESTLRPLGRTATGVKGITLREGDEVVGLDVAHANSVDEVLVVTENGYGKRTPVNDYRLSNRGGKGIKTATITERNGNVVCITTVTGEEDLMIVTNAGVIIRLDVADISQNGRAAQGVRLIRLGDDQFVSTVAKVKEDAEDETNEDEQSTSTVSEDGTEQQREAVVNDETPGNAIHTEVIDSEENDEDGRIEVRQDFMDRVEEDIQQSSDEE, encoded by the coding sequence ATGGCTGAATTACCTCAATCAAGAATAAATGAACGAAATATTACCAGTGAAATGCGTGAATCATTTTTAGATTATGCGATGAGTGTTATCGTTGCTCGTGCATTGCCAGATGTTCGTGACGGTTTAAAACCAGTACATCGTCGTATACTATATGGATTAAATGAACAAGGTATGACACCGGATAAATCATATAAAAAATCAGCACGTATCGTTGGTGACGTAATGGGTAAATATCACCCTCATGGTGACTCATCTATTTATGAAGCAATGGTACGTATGGCTCAAGATTTCAGTTATCGTTATCCGCTTGTTGATGGCCAAGGTAACTTTGGTTCAATGGATGGAGATGGCGCAGCAGCAATGCGTTATACTGAAGCGCGTATGACTAAAATCACACTTGAACTGTTACGTGATATTAATAAAGATACAATAGATTTTATCGATAACTATGATGGTAATGAAAGAGAGCCGTCAGTCTTACCTGCTCGATTCCCTAACTTATTAGCCAATGGTGCATCAGGTATCGCGGTAGGTATGGCAACGAATATTCCACCACATAACTTAACAGAATTAATCAATGGTGTACTTAGCTTAAGTAAGAACCCTGATATTTCAATTGCTGAGTTAATGGAGGATATTGAAGGTCCTGATTTCCCAACTGCTGGACTTATTTTAGGTAAGAGTGGTATTAGACGTGCATATGAAACAGGTCGTGGTTCAATTCAAATGCGTTCTCGTGCAGTTATTGAAGAACGTGGAGGCGGACGTCAACGTATTGTTGTCACTGAAATTCCTTTCCAAGTGAATAAGGCTCGTATGATTGAAAAAATTGCAGAGCTCGTTCGTGACAAGAAAATTGACGGTATCACTGATTTACGTGATGAAACAAGTTTACGTACTGGTGTGCGTGTCGTTATTGATGTGCGTAAGGATGCAAATGCTAGTGTCATTTTAAATAACTTATACAAACAAACACCTCTTCAAACATCATTTGGTGTGAATATGATTGCACTTGTAAATGGTAGACCGAAGCTTATTAATTTAAAAGAAGCGTTGGTACATTATTTAGAGCATCAAAAGACAGTTGTTAGAAGACGTACGCAATACAACTTACGTAAAGCTAAAGATCGTGCCCACATTTTAGAAGGATTACGTATCGCACTTGACCATATCGATGAAATTATTTCAACGATTCGTGAGTCAGATACAGATAAAGTTGCAATGGAAAGCTTGCAACAACGCTTCAAACTTTCTGAAAAACAAGCTCAAGCTATTTTAGACATGCGTTTAAGACGTCTAACAGGTTTAGAGAGAGACAAAATTGAAGCTGAATATAATGAGTTATTAAATTATATTAGTGAATTAGAAGCAATCTTAGCTGATGAAGAAGTGTTATTACAGTTAGTTAGAGATGAATTGACTGAAATTAGAGATCGTTTCGGTGATGATCGTCGTACAGAAATTCAATTAGGTGGATTTGAAGACTTAGAGGACGAAGACTTAATTCCAGAAGAACAAATAGTAATTACACTAAGCCATAATAACTACATTAAACGTTTGCCGGTATCTACATATCGTGCTCAAAACCGTGGTGGTCGTGGTGTTCAAGGTATGAATACATTGGAAGAAGATTTTGTCAGTCAATTGGTAACTTTAAGTACACATGACCATGTATTGTTCTTTACTAACAAAGGTCGTGTATACAAACTTAAAGGTTACGAAGTGCCTGAGTTATCAAGACAGTCTAAAGGTATTCCTGTAGTGAATGCTATTGAACTTGAAAATGATGAAGTCATTAGTACAATGATTGCTGTTAAAGACCTTGAAAGTGAAGACAACTTCTTAGTGTTTGCAACTAAACGTGGTGTCGTTAAACGTTCAGCATTAAGTAACTTCTCAAGAATAAATAGAAATGGTAAGATTGCGATTTCGTTCAGAGAAGATGATGAGTTAATTGCAGTTCGCTTAACAAGTGGTCAAGAAGATATCTTGATTGGTACATCACATGCATCATTAATTCGATTCCCTGAATCAACATTACGTCCTTTAGGCCGTACAGCAACGGGTGTGAAAGGTATTACACTTCGTGAAGGTGACGAAGTTGTAGGGCTTGATGTAGCTCATGCAAACAGTGTTGATGAAGTATTAGTAGTTACTGAAAATGGTTATGGTAAACGTACGCCAGTTAATGACTATCGCTTATCAAATCGTGGTGGTAAAGGTATTAAAACAGCTACGATTACTGAGCGTAATGGTAATGTTGTATGTATCACTACAGTAACTGGTGAAGAAGATTTAATGATTGTTACTAATGCAGGTGTCATTATTCGACTAGATGTTGCAGATATTTCTCAAAATGGTCGTGCAGCACAAGGTGTTCGCTTAATTCGCTTAGGTGATGATCAATTTGTTTCAACGGTTGCTAAAGTAAAAGAAGATGCAGAAGATGAAACGAATGAAGATGAGCAATCTACTTCAACTGTATCTGAAGATGGTACTGAACAACAACGTGAAGCGGTTGTAAATGATGAAACACCAGGAAATGCAATTCATACTGAAGTGATTGATTCAGAAGAAAATGATGAAGATGGACGTATTGAAGTAAGACAAGATTTCATGGATCGTGTTGAAGAAGATATACAACAATCATCAGATGAAGAATAA
- a CDS encoding AzlD domain-containing protein: MITHMNMLILILLCGIVTLLIRIIPFIMISKVQLPDVVVRWLSFIPITLFTALVIDSIIQQTPHGEGYTLNIPYIIALIPTVILSIITRSLTITIISGIVIMAALRFFF; the protein is encoded by the coding sequence ATGATAACTCATATGAACATGTTAATACTTATTTTATTGTGTGGTATCGTAACGCTATTAATTCGAATTATACCTTTTATCATGATTTCAAAAGTGCAATTGCCTGATGTCGTGGTTCGATGGCTATCATTTATCCCAATCACACTATTTACGGCACTTGTCATTGACAGCATTATTCAACAGACGCCTCATGGTGAGGGGTATACATTAAACATCCCTTACATTATCGCGCTCATTCCGACGGTTATTTTATCTATAATCACGCGTAGTTTAACTATTACAATTATTAGTGGGATTGTTATCATGGCAGCATTACGATTTTTCTTTTAA
- a CDS encoding alpha/beta fold hydrolase family protein, with protein sequence MTNYTVDTLNLGEFITESGEVIDNLRLRYEHVGYHGQPLVVVCHALTGNHLTYGTDDYPGWWREIIDGGYIPIHDYQFLTFDVIGSPFGSSSPLNDPHFPKKLTLRDIVRANERGIQALGYDKINILIGGSLGGMQAMELLYNQQFEVDKAIILAATSRTSSYSRAFNEIARQAIHLGGKEGLSIARQLGFLTYRSSKSYDERFTPDEVVAYQQHQGNKFKEHFDLNCYLTLLDVLDSHNIDRGRTDVTHVFKNLETKVLTMGFIDDLLYPDDQVRALGERFKYHRHFFVPDNVGHDGFLLNFSTWAPNLYHFLNLKHFKRK encoded by the coding sequence ATGACAAATTACACAGTAGATACTTTAAATTTAGGGGAATTTATTACAGAATCTGGGGAAGTCATAGATAACTTGCGTTTGAGATATGAGCATGTCGGTTATCATGGACAACCATTAGTTGTAGTTTGTCATGCATTAACTGGCAATCATTTAACATATGGAACAGATGATTATCCGGGTTGGTGGCGAGAAATTATTGATGGGGGATATATACCCATTCACGATTATCAATTTTTAACATTTGATGTTATTGGTAGTCCTTTCGGTTCAAGTTCACCTTTAAACGACCCTCATTTTCCTAAAAAATTAACATTAAGAGATATAGTCAGAGCGAATGAACGAGGTATACAAGCCCTTGGTTATGATAAGATTAATATTTTAATAGGGGGAAGTCTTGGAGGTATGCAAGCAATGGAACTACTCTACAATCAACAGTTTGAAGTAGATAAAGCCATTATCCTTGCTGCAACAAGTCGAACATCATCTTATAGTAGAGCTTTCAATGAAATTGCAAGGCAAGCCATTCATCTTGGTGGTAAGGAAGGTCTAAGTATTGCACGCCAATTAGGTTTTTTGACATATCGATCATCAAAAAGTTATGATGAACGTTTCACGCCGGATGAAGTAGTCGCATACCAACAACATCAAGGTAATAAATTTAAAGAACATTTTGATTTGAATTGTTATCTGACACTGCTAGATGTATTGGATAGTCACAACATTGACCGAGGTCGCACAGACGTAACGCATGTTTTTAAAAATTTAGAAACAAAAGTGTTAACGATGGGGTTCATAGATGATTTGCTATATCCGGATGATCAAGTTCGTGCATTAGGTGAACGTTTTAAATATCATCGTCATTTCTTCGTGCCTGATAATGTTGGGCATGATGGATTCCTACTAAACTTTAGTACCTGGGCACCTAACTTATATCATTTCTTAAATTTAAAGCATTTTAAGCGTAAGTAA
- a CDS encoding NAD(P)H-hydrate dehydratase gives METLNSINIPKRKEDSHKGDYGKILLIGGSANLGGAIMLAARACVFSGSGLITVATHPTNHSALHSRCPEAMVIDINDTKMLTKMIEMTDSILIGPGLGVDFKGNNAITFLLQNIQPHQNLIVDGDAITIFSKLKPQLPTCRVIFTPHLKEWERLSGIPIEEQTYERNREAVDRLGATVVLKKHGTEIFFKDEDFKLTIGSPAMATGGMGDTLAGMITSFVGQFDNLKEAVMSATYTHSFIGENLAKDMYVVPPSRLINEIPYAMKQLES, from the coding sequence ATGGAAACGTTAAATTCTATTAACATTCCTAAGCGTAAAGAAGATTCACATAAAGGTGATTATGGCAAAATTTTATTAATTGGTGGATCTGCTAACTTAGGTGGTGCCATTATGTTAGCGGCTCGTGCATGTGTATTTAGCGGTAGTGGTTTAATCACTGTAGCTACACATCCAACAAATCATTCAGCATTACATTCTCGTTGCCCAGAAGCGATGGTTATTGATATTAATGATACGAAAATGTTGACGAAAATGATTGAAATGACTGACAGTATACTAATTGGTCCAGGTCTTGGCGTTGATTTCAAAGGAAATAATGCCATTACATTCCTACTACAAAATATACAACCGCATCAAAATTTAATCGTAGACGGCGATGCGATTACAATCTTTAGTAAACTGAAACCGCAATTACCTACATGTCGTGTGATCTTTACACCACACCTCAAAGAATGGGAACGATTAAGTGGTATTCCTATTGAGGAACAGACATATGAGCGTAATCGTGAAGCAGTTGATCGTTTAGGTGCAACTGTTGTACTTAAAAAACATGGTACTGAAATTTTCTTTAAAGATGAAGACTTTAAATTGACAATCGGTAGCCCAGCAATGGCGACTGGTGGTATGGGCGATACACTTGCTGGTATGATTACAAGCTTTGTCGGTCAATTTGATAACTTAAAAGAAGCGGTTATGAGTGCCACATATACACATAGTTTTATTGGCGAAAACCTTGCAAAAGATATGTATGTGGTGCCACCATCAAGACTTATCAATGAAATACCTTACGCAATGAAACAATTAGAAAGTTAG
- the hutH gene encoding histidine ammonia-lyase, giving the protein MTLYLDGETLTIEDIKSFLQQQSKIEIIDDALERVKKSRAVVERIIENEETVYGITTGFGLFSDVRIDPTQYNELQVNLIRSHACGLGEPFSKEVALVMMILRLNTLLKGHSGATLELVRQLQFFINERIIPIIPQQGSLGASGDLAPLSHLALALIGEGKVLYRGEEKDSDDVLRELNRQPLNLQAKEGLALINGTQAMTAQGVISYIEAEDLGYQSEWIAALTHQSLNGIIDAYRHDVHAVRNFQEQINVAARMRDWLEGSTLTTRQSEIRVQDAYTLRCIPQIHGASFQVFNYVKQQLEFEMNAANDNPLIFEEANETFVISGGNFHGQPIAFALDHLKLGVSELANVSERRLERLVNPQLNGDLPAFLSPEPGLQSGAMIMQYAAASLVSENKTLAHPASVDSITSSANQEDHVSMGTTAARHGYQIIENARRVLAIECVIALQAAELKGVEGLSPKTRRKYDEFRSIVPSITHDRQFHKDIEAVAQYLKQSIYQTTACH; this is encoded by the coding sequence ATGACTTTATATTTAGATGGTGAAACACTAACAATTGAGGATATTAAATCATTTTTACAACAACAATCAAAGATTGAAATTATTGATGATGCGTTAGAACGTGTCAAAAAAAGTAGAGCGGTAGTTGAACGTATTATTGAAAATGAGGAAACGGTTTACGGTATTACTACAGGTTTTGGGTTATTTAGTGATGTACGTATAGACCCGACGCAATATAATGAATTACAAGTGAATCTGATACGCTCACATGCCTGTGGACTAGGTGAGCCATTTTCAAAAGAAGTAGCATTAGTCATGATGATTTTACGATTGAATACATTATTAAAAGGTCATTCAGGTGCCACTTTAGAATTAGTGAGACAATTACAATTTTTTATAAATGAACGTATTATACCGATAATCCCACAGCAAGGCTCTCTCGGTGCATCAGGAGATTTAGCGCCATTATCACATTTAGCATTAGCATTAATTGGTGAAGGGAAAGTATTGTACAGAGGGGAAGAAAAGGATAGTGACGATGTATTAAGAGAATTAAATAGACAACCTTTGAACCTTCAGGCTAAAGAAGGTTTAGCATTGATTAATGGTACGCAAGCTATGACAGCTCAAGGTGTCATTAGTTATATAGAAGCAGAAGATTTAGGTTACCAATCTGAATGGATTGCTGCATTAACGCATCAGTCTCTTAATGGCATTATAGATGCATATCGACATGATGTGCACGCAGTTCGTAATTTTCAAGAACAGATTAATGTGGCAGCGCGTATGCGTGATTGGTTAGAAGGATCAACATTAACGACGCGACAATCAGAAATACGTGTACAAGATGCATATACGTTGCGTTGTATACCACAAATCCATGGCGCGAGTTTTCAAGTATTCAATTATGTTAAACAGCAATTAGAATTTGAAATGAATGCGGCTAATGATAATCCACTTATATTTGAGGAAGCAAATGAAACGTTTGTTATTTCAGGTGGTAACTTCCATGGACAACCTATTGCTTTTGCATTAGATCATCTTAAATTAGGTGTAAGTGAATTAGCAAACGTATCGGAACGTCGTCTAGAGCGACTAGTAAATCCTCAATTAAATGGTGATTTACCAGCATTTCTTAGTCCAGAGCCAGGATTGCAAAGTGGCGCGATGATTATGCAATATGCTGCTGCAAGTCTCGTTTCTGAAAATAAAACTTTAGCGCATCCAGCGAGTGTTGATTCTATCACTTCATCTGCGAACCAAGAAGATCACGTATCTATGGGAACTACAGCTGCTAGACATGGTTATCAAATTATTGAAAATGCAAGACGTGTGCTGGCAATCGAATGTGTTATTGCATTACAAGCAGCAGAGTTAAAAGGTGTTGAAGGATTATCACCAAAAACACGTCGCAAGTATGATGAGTTTCGAAGTATCGTGCCATCCATTACACATGATCGTCAATTTCATAAAGATATTGAAGCGGTTGCACAGTATTTAAAGCAATCAATTTATCAAACGACTGCATGTCACTAA
- a CDS encoding YybS family protein, whose translation MGVAYVFSKIQPKATIIATIALVFVALALYLVPGLGLIFALFATIPGIVLWNKSIQSFGISALITVIITTVLGNTFVLSAIILVLIASLIIGQLLKERTSKERILYVTTVAMSLISLIAFMLLQTFGRIPPSASIVKPFKQTLHEAITMSGADANMTQILEEGFRQATVQLPGFIIIITFLIVLINLIVTFPILRKFKIATPVFKPLFAWQMSGILLWIYIIVIICLLFTGQPSVFQSILLNFQLVLSLVMYIQGLSVIHFFGKAKGLPNAVTILLLVIGTILTPTTHIVGLLGVIDLSLNLKRIMKNNSKK comes from the coding sequence ATGGGAGTGGCTTATGTGTTTTCAAAAATACAACCTAAAGCAACAATAATTGCAACGATTGCGTTGGTATTTGTCGCTTTAGCTTTATATCTAGTGCCTGGTTTAGGACTAATATTTGCATTATTTGCAACCATACCAGGTATCGTTTTATGGAATAAATCAATACAATCTTTCGGGATTAGTGCACTTATTACAGTAATTATAACAACTGTTTTAGGTAATACTTTCGTTTTAAGTGCCATCATATTAGTCTTAATTGCAAGTTTAATTATTGGTCAATTGCTCAAAGAAAGAACGTCTAAAGAAAGAATATTATACGTAACAACAGTAGCGATGAGCTTAATTTCATTAATCGCTTTTATGTTACTACAAACATTCGGAAGGATTCCACCATCAGCGAGCATAGTAAAACCTTTCAAGCAAACATTACATGAAGCGATTACGATGAGCGGTGCCGATGCGAATATGACCCAAATATTAGAAGAAGGGTTTAGACAAGCGACCGTTCAATTACCAGGTTTCATCATTATCATTACATTTTTAATCGTCTTAATTAACTTAATCGTTACATTTCCGATTTTACGAAAATTTAAAATCGCTACACCTGTATTTAAGCCACTTTTCGCGTGGCAAATGAGCGGTATTTTATTATGGATATACATTATTGTTATCATATGTTTATTATTTACAGGTCAACCGAGTGTGTTCCAGAGCATTCTTTTAAACTTCCAACTTGTGTTATCATTAGTAATGTATATTCAAGGTTTAAGTGTTATTCATTTCTTTGGTAAAGCGAAAGGTTTGCCGAATGCAGTAACGATTTTACTATTGGTTATCGGTACAATACTGACACCTACGACACATATTGTAGGACTACTTGGTGTTATCGATTTAAGTTTGAATTTGAAGCGAATCATGAAAAATAATTCTAAAAAGTGA
- the serS gene encoding serine--tRNA ligase — translation MLDIRLFRNEPDTVKSKIELRGDDPKVVDEILELDEQRRKLISATEEMKARRNKVSEEIALKKRNKENADDVIAEMRTLGDDIKEKDSQLNEIDNKMTGILCRIPNLISDDVPQGESDEDNVEVKKWGTPREFSFEPKAHWDIVEELKMADFDRAAKVSGARFVYLTNEGAQLERALMNYMITKHTTQHGYTEMMVPQLVNADTMYGTGQLPKFEEDLFKVEKEGLYTIPTAEVPLTNFYRNEIIQPGVLPEKFTGQSACFRSEAGSAGRDTRGLIRLHQFDKVEMVRFEQPEDSWNALEEMTTNAEAILEELGLPYRRVILCTGDIGFSASKTYDLEVWLPSYNDYKEISSCSNCTDFQARRANIRFKRDKAAKPELAHTLNGSGLAVGRTFAAIVENYQNEDGTVTIPEALVPFMGGKTQISKPVK, via the coding sequence ATGTTAGACATTAGATTATTCAGAAATGAGCCTGACACAGTTAAGAGCAAAATTGAATTACGTGGAGATGATCCAAAAGTTGTAGATGAAATTTTAGAATTGGATGAGCAACGACGTAAATTAATTAGTGCAACAGAAGAAATGAAAGCACGTCGTAATAAAGTAAGCGAAGAAATCGCATTAAAAAAACGTAATAAAGAAAATGCTGATGATGTGATTGCTGAAATGCGCACATTAGGTGACGATATTAAAGAAAAAGATAGTCAATTAAATGAAATTGATAATAAAATGACAGGTATCCTTTGTCGTATTCCAAATTTAATAAGTGATGATGTACCTCAAGGTGAATCTGATGAAGATAACGTTGAAGTTAAAAAGTGGGGTACACCACGTGAGTTTTCATTTGAACCCAAAGCACATTGGGATATTGTAGAAGAATTGAAAATGGCTGATTTTGATCGTGCAGCAAAAGTTTCAGGTGCGCGTTTTGTATATTTAACAAATGAAGGTGCGCAATTAGAGCGTGCTTTAATGAACTATATGATTACAAAACATACAACACAACATGGTTATACAGAAATGATGGTACCACAGCTTGTGAACGCAGATACAATGTATGGTACAGGTCAATTACCTAAATTTGAAGAAGATTTATTTAAAGTAGAAAAAGAAGGATTATATACAATTCCAACTGCTGAAGTACCATTAACGAATTTCTACCGTAATGAAATTATTCAACCAGGTGTACTTCCTGAAAAATTCACTGGTCAATCTGCATGTTTCCGTAGTGAAGCAGGATCAGCAGGTAGAGATACAAGAGGATTAATTCGTTTACATCAATTCGATAAAGTGGAAATGGTACGTTTTGAACAACCTGAAGATTCATGGAATGCTTTAGAAGAAATGACAACAAACGCAGAAGCAATTCTAGAAGAGTTAGGTTTACCATACCGTCGTGTTATTTTATGTACAGGTGATATTGGATTTAGTGCAAGCAAAACATATGATTTAGAAGTTTGGTTACCAAGCTACAATGATTATAAAGAAATTAGTTCATGCTCAAACTGTACGGATTTCCAAGCGCGTCGTGCTAACATCCGCTTCAAGCGTGACAAAGCAGCTAAACCAGAATTAGCACATACATTAAATGGTAGTGGTTTAGCAGTTGGACGTACATTTGCTGCTATTGTTGAAAATTACCAAAATGAAGATGGAACAGTAACAATTCCAGAAGCATTAGTACCATTTATGGGTGGTAAAACACAAATTTCAAAACCAGTTAAATAA